In Euphorbia lathyris chromosome 9, ddEupLath1.1, whole genome shotgun sequence, the following are encoded in one genomic region:
- the LOC136206929 gene encoding uncharacterized protein gives MKYLSSIAFDVIHNSALKLNTSVDKLVEDFELGLGEFKCNDNDTITYSKKLLEFCCSKALLEECKFIEEKIADASFSRFTFDAMLAWNTPTASDQQSHLESEGKVREDKKIATQVSQEQDDIPLFYTDLMPLLVNDEPSVEEDAFVWLGSLVPLTADVTNGRFTFETLTAPTGNRLFYPAYDKFLREIYKCIKHLQKQATPKGVEFADDEFILHVEGTASSQRVVRHIGGTSWPGRLTLTNYAVYFEASKAIAYDDALKIDLSKDIEHSIKPTATGPWGAPLFDKAVVYESPELSEGIVLEFPEMTSSTRRDHWLALIKEIILMHQFISKYMVECPIQSWEMHSRTILGIIRLHAAREMLRISPPAPTKFLIFALFDELPKGDYVLVELSNSLKKVSSGHSCSASSILRSLNMPISGLSSMEVTELDKVPTCSQDSEASPSMESAINQVREEAKEVEIAKATAEGLKEEGISESVSVLMELLKPLQSVVPWFQEVIYWERPATTIIVIVTSLLVFYKEWFGKAIAGLLLWTASKMLRARLGRDGAEKWNEIVVSTTSGQKTTVESIVSAQFGLKTVHEVMQATNIAILKIWSIMCYRAPKHTDTAMVAVSILAIIFALIPFKYIVMGITLYVFMMTSTVGKKYLANDQGNRRMKEWWDSIPVIQVRVEAKAPQPPT, from the exons atGAAGTATCTATCCTCCATTGCATTCGACGTCATCCACAATTCTGCTCt GAAGTTGAATACGAGTGTGGATAAATTGGTGGAGGATTTTGAATTAGGATTAGGAGAATTCAAGTGTAATGATAATGACACCATTACTTATTCAAAGAAACTGCTTGAATTTTGTTGCTCTAAGGCACTCCTTGAAGAATGTAAATTCATTGAAGAAAAGATTGCCGATGCCTCTTTTAGTCGTTTCACCTTCGATGCAATGCTTGCCTGGAACACACCCACTGCTTCCGATCAACAATCTCATCTG GAATCCGAGGGAAAAGTGAGGGAGGACAAGAAGATAGCTACACAAGTTAGTCAAGAACAAGATGATATCCCTCTTTTTTATACTGATCTCATGCCACTTCTT GTTAATGATGAACCAAGTGTTGAAGAAGATGCATTTGTGTGGCTGGGATCATTGGTTCCTTTGACTGCAGATGTTACTAATGGAAGGTTCACATTTGAAACTCTCACCGCCCCTACAGGAAACCGCCTTTTCTACCCTGCTTATGACAAGTTCTTGAGAGAAATTTACAA ATGTATAAAGCATTTGCAGAAGCAAGCAACGCCAAAGGGGGTGGAGTTTGCAGATGATGAATTTATATTACATGTTGAAGGCACTGCAAGCTCTCAGAGAGTAGTGCGCCATATTGGTGGAACAAGTTGGCCTG GTAGGCTTACTTTAACCAACTATGCTGTATATTTTGAGGCCTCAAAAGCAATTGCATATGATGATGCACTTAAAATTGACCTGTCCAAAGATATTGAACATTCTATCAAGCCAACTGCCACTGGACCATGGGGTGCTCCACTTTTCGACAAGGCCGTAGTCTATGAGTCGCCTGAACT ATCAGAAGGAATTGTGTTGGAGTTCCCGGAGATGACAAGTAGTACGAGGCGTGATCATTGGCTCGCTTTGATAAAGGAAATTATACTTATGCACCAGTTCATATCAAAGTATATGGTGGAATGTCCAATACAATCATGGGAAATGCATTCCAGGACCATATTGGGAATCATAAGGCTTCACGCAGCAAGAGAAATGCTTAGAATATCGCCTCCAGCTCCGACGAAATTCTTGATCTTTGCGTTGTTTGACGAGTTACCAAAGGGAGACTATGTACTAGTAGAGCTCTCTAATAGCCTGAAGAAAGTTAGTAGTGGACATTCATGTAGTGCTAGCTCAATCCTACGGAGTTTGAACATGCCCATATCAGGTCTCTCGAGCATGGAAGTTACAGAATTGGACAAGGTACCCACATGTTCTCAAGACAGCGAGGCTAGCCCTTCAATGGAGAGTGCCATTAATCAAGTTAGAGAGGAAGCAAAGGAAGTCGAGATAGCCAAAGCTACTGCAGAAGGGCTGAAAGAGGAAGGAATCAGTGAAAGTGTTTCTGTTCTTATG GAGTTGTTAAAGCCACTTCAAAGTGTGGTACCTTGGTTTCAAGAAGTGATTTACTGGGAAAGACCAGCAACCACTATCATAGTGATTGTTACATCTTTACTTGTTTTCTACAA GGAGTGGTTTGGCAAGGCGATAGCTGGTTTGCTGTTATGGACAGCGTCGAAGATGCTCCGGGCAAGACTAGGAAGAGATGGTGCAGAGAAATGGAATGAGATAGTTGTGTCCACTACCTCGGGTCAAAAGACTACAGTGGAAAGCATAGTTTCAGCTCAATTTGGGTTGAAAACAGTTCATGAAGTCATGCAAGCAACAAATATTGCAATACTCAAGATCTGGTCAATCATGTGCTATAGAGCTCCTAAG CACACAGACACCGCCATGGTGGCAGTATCTATACTCGCAATCATCTTCGCGTTGATACCCTTCAAGTACATAGTTATGGGAATTACGTTATACGTCTTCATGATGACATCAACAGTTGGGAAAAAATACCTGGCAAATGATCAAGGAAACAGAAGGATGAAAGAATGGTGGGATTCAATCCCAGTAATTCAAGTTCGGGTTGAAGCCAAGGCTCCTCAGCCTCCAACGTAG
- the LOC136206930 gene encoding co-chaperone protein p23-2 translates to MSRHPEVLWAQRSDKVYLTIALPDAKDISVKCDPQGLFSFSAVGVQGEFFDFSLQLYGPILPEGCKTNVGLRNIICSVQKQDKGWWKRLLKSEEKPAPYIKVDWNKWCDEDDEVSTSDLPSDDDTAAYDEDDEDSSDDGMLYLPDLEKARGSL, encoded by the exons ATGAG TCGCCATCCGGAGGTTCTCTGGGCTCAGCGCTCTGATAAGGTTTACCTAACCATTGCATTACCCGATGCCAAAGACATTTCCGTCAAATGCGATCCTCAAGGTCTATTCAGTTTCTCTGCTGTTGGGGTTCAAGGCGAATTCTTTGATTTCTCTTTGCAGCTCTATGGCCCCATTCTTCCTGAG GGGTGTAAAACTAATGTTGGATTAAGGAATATCATATGCTCAGTTCAGAAACAAGATAAAGGCTGGTGGAAAAGACTGTTGAAGTCCGAAGAAAAGCCTGCACCTTATATTAAGGTTGATTGGAATAAATGGTGTGATGAGGATGACGAAGTGTCTACTT CTGATTTGCCCTCTGATGATGACACTGCTGCG tatgatgaagatgatgaagacaGCAGTGATGATGGAATGCTGT ATCTTCCTGATCTGGAGAAGGCCAGGGGAAGTTTATGA